AGTCATTAGTATGTTACTAATTCCAAAATGTCGTGTGCTTAACAGAGAGAATGATTGTTCTGCATCTTTGTAAAAATAAAGCAGGTGGTAGACTCtgtgagtttcaacaccgggaTCATGGGTTCCCATACtcatgtagtgtgtgtgggtgtaaaaaaaataaaaataaagcatcaCTGCATGAAAGCACCTCTGCAAAATCAATACCAGTGCGAAAATAGTAATAAGAACCAAACCATATGTTGCAGGAGTTTAATGCAAATTGGGTATTGTCAAAGAACCAAACCATATGTTGCATGAGTTTAATGCAAATTGGGTATTGTCACAAGTGCTGAAGAGATACAAAATTCATTTTATCTCCCACAATGGGCTTGTGAAAGAACAGCATGTCCAGCTCCAATAGCAATAAAAGAACAATGAGAAATGATATCCCACAACGGCAAGCCAGTTATCACCCCTCTACATTTGAGGCCAATTAGTACTTGATGTGCCCAGGGGTCAAATAAGATAAATAATATTAAACCGCAATTTACAAGACGATCTTGAAATGCTTGAAGCATCTCTACTGACATCTTCTGTTCTCCAGGCCCAACTTGCCAAATCTGAAAGAGAGATGTCAGAACTCTTTCACATGGAAAATAGAGTCTAAATCAGTTGGAATTCAGATCatcattataaaataaaataaaaatatatatctaTAACATTTCATACTCAAGGGCTGATAATCAGTCGGAGGAACCAACATCATCTTCTGTATCTTTGTACGCCGAATTCTCAGGGAAAAATTCTTCTTGGGGATACATTTTGTGAAACAACTGCCACAGAACAGAGTGCAAGCACCAAAATTCTAGTCAGAATCTAAATCAGACAACAAACCTAGTTTGCTGCAGGTATTTAGATGCATAAATAGTGGGATGTCATTCTAGAATTTTGCAATATACTATGTAAAATGCAGTTAATATCTAGACGGATCACGAAAAGGACcctgatttttaaaaatgatattaaaaaccaCATGTTAAGAGACAATTTCACAAAAATCCACAATTTTCTTTCCCATTTATTGGCGCCTCCAAATGACCAGGATGTCattctttaaataaaaaatttaaatttaaatttaaaaaggaGACGAAAAAAGGGGGTGGACTGTACTACTGAAAACATATAACCAGTGAAACCCAGATACAAAGCTGCCAGAGATCAACTTGGCAATTATTCAAAGAATCAGTGAAAGAATAATTCCTGCAGATTTTTAACACAGTTTTCCTTCTCCTTCATAGGGAGTCACATGGCATATAAAAAAGGGCAAATGTAGTGCGCTCTGCCACTGTAGCATAGTGTACCGCTATGCTATGagcactatttgaaacactggatGAGCTTCATTTGAGGAATATGAATCATAGAAGAGTCCATCCTAGTATCTCAGGCCCAAGATAATGTTACAGCAATGAGCGATTACTGGAACCCAACATCACAAATCAAATAGACAGCACAGAAACTACAGAAGAAATGGGCTGTTTTAAGCCAAGTACGGTAAAAAAAGCTAATCAAAGGACCAGTAGACTTGCTACACGCAcatcacaaaaaagaaaagaaagaaaatctataTAAACTGTGGTGGATGCTTTTGATGGAATATTAGGATCCAGCAAAAATAGAAGGTAATCATACGGAGGTGCTTctcaagattttatttttatttttttccctcatctttcagaagaagagaaaaaaaaaagtacttttCTATTGGTTTCTctagaaattgtaaaataccttCTTCGTTGACTCCAGAAGATCTCTGTAGTCCAGGTTCCCATCTGGCATGGAGCAAGAACTGAGAGTGTCCAACATACAATGCTGCAATCAAAGACTATCAAACCATGTCAAAACAAGCAAGCAAGTTGATATCACATACTTATAGCTTGGCTCTGTCGCCCCTATAATCAAATGTTAAAGAAAATACATTCTGGAAGAGAAGCAGACCTCAGTCAGCTCTTGAACATACATGGCACTCCACAATACAATGGGATTGGCATCCGCTTCTACTTCATTTACTGCTTGAGAGCTGCTTTCGAAGTTTTTGGGAGCAGGATGTGGGAAAAGAGCATTAATGGCTGCATGGAGAGATTTTTTTCCTTGCGCAGCATCGTCACAGAGAGTTGAAAGGTAAAGAATAAACCTGAGAAGGCATTAAGCGAATGGCAATATGCTGAAGCACTGGAAGTCCTTACATATGGCATGGAatttgtagatgacatagttttgattgaccaAACGAGGGAGGAGGTAAACACAAAGCCATAattatggagggatgctttagaatctgaaggttttaaaattagttggacaaAAACAGAGTATTGGGATGCAATTGTAGTAACAATAGGAATGGAAAAAAAGAATTAGTTAAAATTGTTGACTAAGAAGTATCCAAAaatgacttcttttttttcttgggaTGATAATTCATGAGATTACgagattgagaaagatgttgctcatagaattagaaCTGAGTGGATGAAGTGGgtatgtgcctctggagttttatgtgattaaCGCATTGCTATCAAACTGAAGGAGAATTTTTTATAGGTTAACTATAAGACCAGCTATTCTTTATGGGAAAGAAttttgggcagttaaggaacactATTTGCATAGGAGTTGAAATGAAGATGCTGAGATGGATGAGTAGCAAGCTCAGAAAAGGTAGAATTAGAAATTAATGCATTTGAGGAAACTTAGGActggcaccaataggtaataagatgaggtagACTTAAATGGTTTCActatgtgcaatggagaccaagaattgcacATCTTAGGAGtgggttggttcaagttgaaggctctaaaaaggcaaGGGTAAGGCCAAAAAGGACgcgggtggaggtagtaagaaaagacatgATGACCCGTGGTTTAGcggaggatatggtccttgaaaGAGTGGAAAGGCAAAAGAGGATTCGTGTAGCCgaccccagttagttgggataaggcttagatgaagatgatgatgatgatgatgcacacGCATGCACGAACAGATACACATAGGGACCTGATCCAATACAATCGACTCTACTGTAAgctaaccatgggccccaccgtgatgttagaATGACATATGTTCAGTGCATCATGTTTGCTGCCTCAAGATTATCCCGGAGCCCAAAAATCATCCTGACTAAGACACTCAGatcggccacaccaaagggaacagtgAAAACTCAGGCATAACTCTATATGcacttggtgtggcctacttgagtttttgaaTGGCCTGACTTTGGGATGTGTGCATGTTTGGCATACgcacagcatggtggggcccacacagtttggGAGGTTTTATTGGTTGGGCATCCCCTTGCACATTGCTCCctgtggtgtgtggcccacctgagtttctaatcaAGCTGGTTTTTGGCCTCATGGCCTAACACACACcccatggatggggtggatccagtgttttaaatagcactCATAGCATAGCAGTAgcatacgctacgtagcgtagcgtagccGTAGCATTACGTAATGTAgctaaatagcataaatcccttGCAGCATAAGCTACAAGGatcgtagcatacgctacaaaATCAAGCATTTCTTTATTTACTTTCGCTTTAAATGGCAGTGATCCTTTGTTACagttggtgtgaaactcacacATTAAAAAACtcttaaaactaaacttaaaacaAAAAAGGTTTCCAAAGAGAGTTTTCAAAAACCCTTCTTTGTATAGATGACATCTGTATTGTACTTAGTACTCTTAACCTGtgagattttaatttctttttcatacttgtgagttgtgacttgtAGTTTCAATTAgactattaattaaagtggtttgcttagaaagttgttgatgtgatagttatttgatttggtttataaatTTATATATCTAGATTGCCTTTTGATaagtgataattaataactttttttaacatgcttatacttgaaaaatgaataatcttttaggcttttttacatttttcttttttcttttttcttactatttattatgtttttactaattttttaattaaaaaatatgtaTCATGTAGCTCACACTACACACTACACACTACaaagggttgaacgctacgcaacacactaccgctatttaaaacactgggtggATCTAATTCccatatgacggtgggccccacagagattatCTCTACGTAACTTACGTTAGAGTCAACTCTATAGGATCATTTTctgtgtacatacatacatacatatacacagaAAGTTGCAGAATTAAACATTTAACGCATTCCAAATTCCAATATGCTTAAATAAAGTGAAAAAGACAACCAAACTTGGAACAGTACTTCCAAATCTATGATGGTACTAGAATACAAATATATTCTCTCCAATATTCGCTAGAATTCTTTTAGATGATAGTGAACAATAATTGACCATGCAGGATAAAAAGATAATTTAAAGGAAAGCAATCTTCATTGAAAGACTGGTAAAACTTACAAGCCTGGAGGACAAATTGCCACATTGCTGCCTAACTGGAGAGCTCGGACTGATGTCAACTGCTCGGTGTACAAAGCTGCAGGAAGAGATTTTTCCAGCCAAAATTCACAAGTGCATTCGATACTACACTGGTGATTGGATACAGGTTGCCAAAAGAAAATGGCATGGGCAAAGAGGCAGAAATCCAAGTGACATGACTGCATGTATTGGACAAATAGAGAAGTACAAGAAGAAGCAGAACTTACATCTAGGAGGAAAAACCACCATCAGGTTAGACAAATCTGGCTGTATGGAACTGCGTATTATACATACTCCCCGAGCAACTTTTGAACCTGGACTTGAACCATGTCTAACCTCAATCATATTTGAACTTTCAAAACTCTCATGGTGCAAATCTAAGCTaccagaaaacagtggtgaagcTGTAAAAGATGGATCCACAATTAGCTGATGGCCAAATAGATCTTGACCAGATGCCAGTCTAACACCTTTATAATGCCCATAGTCCTGCATTAATGGGCATCAAGTTCGGATATGCATATTAAGTAATCATGGATCAAATTGTCCCCAAAAAGTAATCATTtgaatcaatttttatttttattttttttttaaattagaaaAGCTTTCCTGAAGTTATGGTCTAACTGAATTTATGGCCCTTGATTGAGTGGActggcggaacaggattcatgtagccgaccccaattagtcgggaacttgggataaggcttagatgatgatgaaagctttcccaaaaaaaaaatgttccaCTTCCAATTCAAAACAGAGATCTTGAGAAAATACTGAGTGTGACATGGAGTTGGTCTTCTTGGTTGAActtgttgaaaagaaaagaaacagaaacTATCTTGGCTATCATTGGCAGCATGAATTTCGGCAGTTAGGAATTCGAATCTAGGATTTTCAATCCAAATCATGTTTGGCACTCTCCAAAATccaggatttcaaatccaacgtCAATGGAAAATCCTCAAAAGGGCACCATTTAGAATTCAAGAGAAAAGGTGGGATGCAAAATCCTGGACTTTTAATCCTCTCCAACTGTTATAACTGCTTTATTCTCGTTAAGGCCCAAAATCCAGGGTGCCAGCCATAATTTTTGGATTCCATAGGATTGAAGATCCAGGCTGCCAAACATAGTTGAGTAAGGTGCATCCctcaagattagaaaataattcaatggtTTGGGTCAAAGAAAGGTTAAGGAAATTTTTGGTTAAATCCTTCTATAGCATGATCAGTGGGTGGGCTTGTGGGGGTGTTCTAAGTCATACAGCTTTTGCGCGGCAAAGTGCTCCTTAAACGGTGACAGCGCTAACATGGCTGGTAGGAAGAAAAAAGGTTCTCGCGGCTGACAACTTGTGCACGAGGAAGATGGTTATTCCGAATGTGTGCTTGATTGTGTTATCAGAACAAGGAATTGGTAGACCATCTTTTTATTCATTGTGTATTTGCCAAGGTGGTGTGAGAGTGCTTCTTTAAGCTTTTTGGAATAGCTTGGGTGGCGCCAAGATCCATTGAGCATTTTTTCTTGGCCCAGCATGGTGGAGACATAGGAAAAATTGGGAAGAGCGTTTGACGGTTATGCTTATTAGCTGGGATTTGGGCTCTTTGGCTAGAAAGAAACGATCACTGTTTCAGGAAACGACTAATTGTAGGAGGCGAGTATCGGAGGTTTTCAATATGGCAAAACTGAATGTAATGGAATGGGTGGCAGTATCTATAGCCAATGCCCATTTCCCCAATAGTTGGTTAGATCTGTAAAtagtgattttcttttctttcttttttggtttttcgGTGTAATTATTTAGGCTTCAGCCTCTTGTAAATGAATTTGTCATTgttcaaaaacaaaaacaaaaaatccagGCTGCCAAATCCAactgaaagaatgaaaaatccAGGATTTGGATTCGTAATTTGGAATCCAAATCCACACTGCCAAGTGGCCCCAAAGACTTTCTTCCACCACAAAAGTTAGCTAATCTATTTGTCATAGGCGAATGCCAAAAACAAATACTTATAGGTACATGGATTGGATTTGAATTTCAGCAAATAGTTGGTTGAGAAAGCTCAACCAACAACAAAAAATGTTCCTATTGCTCCAGCTCCCTCTTAGCGGATATTGGTCATCCAAAGCTCTGATCATAGGACTCTGCTAGTCAGCTTACTAAAGGATCCAAGGAAGGAATAATATTGACTATCCTATTTATTATTGTGAGGCATTATAAGAGAAATGATCGTCAATTTATGCTGCATTCAACTGGTTCTCGCATTCCGAAATACAGACAATTATAattttaggaatccaaaattcattgcaatgtgccgatcagaaaataaaataaaatcattgcAATGTTTTCATTACCACAATTTGTCACCAAAAATGACATTGAACAAATCTTCTTTTAATGTGGATAGTAGGAAAAAATATAAACTTTACTTAGATCAACATGAAGCTCAAACCACATGAGGTGATGAATTTCTTTGAACATATACAAACGTTTTAAAATAGGGGGAAGAAGTTCTAGACAACTTTCCAGTATAAACCAAGATGAGGAACAAAATCAAGGATATAGTTGGCATACCGAGTCTGTAAGTAATGCTGTCACTGGCATACTTAGGACCTGTTACATAAAATGCTTTGATTTAGTGCCCACTACAATCACCTAAACCATTatctaagaaaataagaaaaaaggaaaccCTATAGACATCCAGTTTCCATCCTGCATACTAGTTAATGCTATTGGGCAACCTTTCCTGATTATAAGAAAGGATAAAACACAGGCCTGGATTCTACAGTTATTAGCCAGTAACCACACTCACTGCATTAAGTTACTGAGGCAACCCAAAAAGGCTGTCTTAAAATATTTCTgcaaaaattatgacttaaaaaaaTTGCCAATGAACCAACATGAATCAACTCAGggaaaaggggaaaaaacaaaagagTATCTTTCCATATAGTAAGGATATGAGTGCCTTGAAAGTTTACAAGTAGCAGTTTCAGTGAGCTAACAGCCCCATGGACAAGCAGGCATGGGCAGCATTCATGTCAAACGGTTGTAAAATGTGAATAGAGAAGGATAAGAATAAGAGATGGAAAAGTATGATGGATAAGGATAAGCCGTGAAGGAATGATTGTACCATGGAAGAGCATGAATTGAGAGGTAGCGAAGTAAAGACTGCAATGATTAACTGAGGGATTGTACTTGCCATAAAAGTAGATCTCTACAAGATTCATTAGCCATCTAAGACAGCCACCAGAACAACATTCTCACTTTGCTTTTGGCTCTAGCAGTGACCTCCTAATTATTTTTCATGAGCCCATCAGAGCAATGATCAGAAGTGACGTGCGGCAGAAGGCTTCACCATCATTCCCAAAGCTCGTATGATTCTACGCCTTTCAGGTGATTCAACCCAGTTAATGCATGGCAGAGAACAATCCCTGTCTGCCAAGTGGCAGAGTACTAGAAGTATGGTTCTGTTTATTATTTGACTTTTTAAGGTAGaattatgatgtatttttaaaGCACCTTTTTGGATTTCTCATCATAGTAAACCATCTGTACCTAATATCTTCCAATTATACTTATAGTTTCGGTGATGGCAAATTCCTTTCGAAAAGCATCACAAGGAATGCAGTCTCAAACATCATCAACAACAAGCTAGCTGCACTTGATAAGGACAGATGCAGAACAAACATGTTATCATATTATTTCATTCCATCCATATTTTCTTCAGTTATTTCTTTATTTGGATCGATGAAAAATCTCATTTGCCTAATCCAGTTTGAAATCAGCAACAGTGCCACACCACTTTTGTTAGCAGTTATTGTCGAAGGAAATTGCAATACATGCACCCAAAGAACTCCATAATAGCAGataagcttcttctttttttaaccaagaaaaaaaaaaacaaactgatGTATACAAAAGCTAAAATCTCACAATACTAAATTAAGACAGTAAATATCAAAACTATAGCAGTTCAGCAGTATTACTGTGGAATGCATATAACAAATAATTGGTAAACAAAATCAGAGACAATGCGGAAGTAGACATATTAGACAGATCAAAAGCATTAAAACCACAGTCCCATTACAAAGCATTTGATATGTACATAGGAGCTCCCCAAAATAAGTAGCTCATGGTCCAATCACTAAAACTTACATAGAGGGCACCTCTAACAGCAGCACAACGGCAAAATGCTTGTGGCAGTTCTCCTTGGCCATAAATGGGATAAATATATGCCCCTAGTCCATTAGAAAACCTGAGAGAAATATCATACTATTAGTGGAGAATTTCAAGGACtggaatctctaccaaatgtatCAGCAACCAAACCACAAGTCAAATAACTAGCATAACACAAACTTCCCTGTCAAATATGAATGTTCCATCCCTCCCTCCCACAACCTGTATCGttcccataacagccgttacgggccatTTTTCCATAACTGCCGTTGCAGCCCTGGAACATGTAATGGTTCCCACTGTTACCAATACATAATGGCAGTAACCATTTTTGAAAACTTTGGTATGAAGTATGAACACACAAGGTTCAGAGCTTGGTAGGTATTCAGCTGTGCGGCTAGCAGCAAACAAGTTTCTTCCATGCACACACCAATTATCACAGAATAATGTATTACATTGGATTTCTAATTTTAGCTATAGTTTACAAAGGCAGGTCCCCTGTTGCATGCTGTAGAAAGGTACTTTTGCGTgtgtgtttttgtgtgtgtgtgtgtgtgtgtgtgtgtgtgtatttgaaaaaataaatgaggaaGATTTGGAACACGAGGACTTCCAAGGAGTTCACTCAGTCTACTCTCGCATGCTTAACTGTATTGTTCTGTGGATTTGGTGAAATACTTCTGCAAGTATTTTTGGTGCTCTTTTTTGTATTCGTTCTTTCCAAGAGTTCAGCTATGTTTAAAAAACTAAAACCAATCTCGATGAGGTTAGGGCCATTAAAAATATTAGAGGTATGACACGTGCAGTGCATGTGGAGAGAGTAGGGAAGAAAGAAAACAGAGAGACTGCGGGAAAGGATGTGGTTACACGCAGGCGGGCTACATGCacgtagagaaagagagaagggtttcaatggctggcAACCCATGCTCACTTTTTCTAGTACAACAactcacttgagcttcagatcggCCTCGTTGTTGGCTGACATTGTAACATGATCcgatacaacatatatatagtgtggatataatggattcttcagtgggacccacagagccttGTTATGTGGGCTCCCAATCACGATGTCTTCCATGCGGGCTACACACAAAGAAAAGAAGTGAGTGTGGACTATTCCCAAGGAGTTTAAAGGACAAAAATACCCCGGGCTTGAAGGGCTACacgaataaataaaaaaaatgaaaggatgTTTCCCTCCTCACAACTAATTGTAATAACAGGGCAAAATTGTACGAAAGCTACTCATGTTATATATAAAAATACAGTCTATTCCTTTTTTTCTAATTAAGGGAAGGCTAAACTACTGAAGTCTAAAGTAATGTGTGATAATATTCAAGTAGATGGCAGCCAAAAGAAATGGACAAAATAAACCAGACCTGCCAACTGAAGAGGAATGGAGAGCTAAACTTTCCATTCCATCCTTTGTCTTGACTAGCTTCTTAGAAAGCTCAGGGCATTCTTGATCATAATCTGCCATGGCTATTACATATAGAATGATCCTACATGATGACAAGTCCCGCAAATTAGCAATCATAGAAAGGGCAGCAAGCATTTATAATAAAATTAAACCAATCAAGAAGCTATGGAAAAATTTGACGAGTCTTCTTATTGTCATTTGTCTTGTATATCCCTAAATTTGTTCATCCAGGTTCTTCCCTCTTATTATCATATGTCCTTTATATCCCTAAATTTGCTTCAAGTCTTTTCTCTGTTAGTAAATTTACCAAATCTCTTAACTACTCTGTGACCTTTTATCATTCACATTGTGTTTTCCAAGATtcaaagacgaagaagaagattggTGGAGGAAATTTGTTCATCCAAGTTCTTCCCCCTCATTATCATGTCCTTGATATCCCTAAATTCCATATAAGTCTTTTGCCTGTTGGTGAGCTTACCAAATCTCTTAGGactatttggttttccaatttcttaTGAAATGCGAAGTAAATAAGCCATCATTATCATCTCCTGGTGATTGTTTAAACAGGAATTCTGGCTTGTAATCaagagtcaaatacacttgtTAAGGAAGCAagtaaagtaaattgtaatcattacattttcacattGTAAAACTACTATTTTTACAGAGATTTGTTGGTTAAACAAACAATGTAGTAAAATCCTCATTGCAATCGAATGTAAGTAATGTCACCACACAATAACAAGAGTAAACAACATCTATGCTCTGGCTTAAGAGGGAGTGTTAATGAATGGGATGATATGAGCTTGAGAGGGAGTGTTAATGGATGTAATGATATGAGCTTGAGAGGGAGTGTTAATGGATGTGGTGATATGAGCCATACCACTGTACGGCCCACTtcaactttatttttatttatttcttgttgttagctgtttatttttattttgagacGTGTAAAGCattttttgcttttgttattaaGGCTAGTTTTATTATATTGActttttattattaataaaaaGAGGAGAGGGTGGGGGTCCATCCCTTATtcacctttttctctcttcttcaaactttattttccttctcttctcctcctcttcttctctctttaatCTATAATTCTACAGCTTCAATCCTTGATCTCCAAGTTGCATTTGATTCTTTAATCTCGCATGCTCCCGTGTAAAAGCTGGAAaccttttcttttcgtttttttggaaagataaatGCTAGAAGCATTAACACGCGTCAAGATGCCTGATAGAGATTTCATTGGGCTGGAAATATGTAGTATGTCAATTTCGAAGAATTATGACTCTTAATGAAGTTTTGATATTCACACATTTGAAATTTAGATAAAAATCTCAACACAAATCACCTCAAGTTCTAATATGGAACAGAAATCaaatgaaaatccaaacctacaGCATCTGAATTAACAACAGGCGTTGAAATCTACAAAAGAAAgaagcaaaataataataataataataataataataataataataataaatcagagAATGCAAGAAAGCTCATTGTCAAAGATTTTCTCAGCATATATACCAAAGCTCTAGAatacaaaagaatgaaatcttaCAAACAGAAAGAGAAAGGTAATGCAATGCGTACGCTTTTATCTTTGGCGGCAACCGCTGCTTCTCCAAGAACTCAATGAACGGGCTCTCCATATCCTCTTCCGAAATCCGTTCCCCTTCCGATCCGAAATGCTCCCGAGCGAGCTTGAAGAACCTCATCAGATGGGTCTTCTCGGTCAGTCCAAGGCTGCGGTCCTTGAAGACAGCCTCGCGGGAGTGTGGCACGGGCAACAGCCTCCCGTCCAAATACATGAAACTCATGCTGACGCTCCTGAATTCTAGGTAATTGCTGGCCCCCGATCTAAGCAAGAGATCAACGATCGGATCGGCGGAGAGGAGGAGCCTTGGGCCGGAGAGGTCGAGGGAGAACCTTCCAGAAGGTTGTTGGAGGGAGTGATAGGAGAAGTCAACGTGGGAGTAGAGAGAGCGGGGGATGAGGTCTGCCACAGTGGCGGAATCGCTATGGGAGGATTGGGAATGTTCGGAGGGAATATTCAGTTGGGAAAGGAGGAAAGAGGAAAAggcagagagaggaagagaggcgAAGTGGGAGGCGTAGAAGGAGTTGGGGTCGAGGTGGAGGACGGATTTTCCGGCGGAGGCGGCGGCCGCAGCGAGTACGGATTCCGGCAAGCCGGTGCCGACGACGATGAGGTCGTACGAAGACGGGTCGATGACGATGGAGGAGCTCTCGTCGGCCATGGAGCGAAACGAGAGTGAATCGACTCGTTCGTTCGATCCAGTCACTTGGGCCAGTAGGCGGGAGTAGAACTGCGAGTCATCTCTTCGTCCTCATTTTTCTTCCGAATTCGTGTTGCTTCCGTCGCGGCTCGATTATCCAGCGTGTATCGCCGCTactagggcccacatgctgagtacTACGACGTTTGGAACCGTCCATGTTGTTTAATCTATGATATAGAGTCCACAGAAATCAATTTGCGCTGTAAGGATGGTTGGGACGAACGGGGATTGTGTGCTTACACTGCCAGTAGCATCGTAACTACTGGAcggttctatgtgggccccacaatgatctaTGTGccttatccacgccgcccatccattttggatcattattttaggccatgagccgaagaatgagacagatccaaatctcaagtgaaccacactaaaaaaacagtgatgattgaataaccaccattaaaagcttaacTAACTtcatttaatgtttatttgccatagatatggatgaagggaaaatacaagtatTAGCTTGATCTTAAGCTCCTGTGCTCCTAAGAAGTTTGTAATGATTGGTATTAAACACCAAATAGTGTCTGGTAAACATGAGATTTTtattgtcttatttttaggctcaagcctttaGATGAGATacacccatatccatagctcaactggtagactgagtggagatacctcgtttcaacacttcaggtcttggtatcgatccctagtgggggtggctaacatggagtgtgtgtacacacatTGGTGTGTACTACCGAACtaacctattaaaaaaaaaaaacaaaggcctTTAGATGAGATAGCCAAACGAATAGACAATTGGgataaacacatacttcatgataggGTCCACA
This region of Magnolia sinica isolate HGM2019 chromosome 1, MsV1, whole genome shotgun sequence genomic DNA includes:
- the LOC131218781 gene encoding rab escort protein 1-like isoform X3, producing MADESSSIVIDPSSYDLIVVGTGLPESVLAAAAASAGKSVLHLDPNSFYASHFASLPLSAFSSFLLSQLNIPSEHSQSSHSDSATVADLIPRSLYSHVDFSYHSLQQPSGRFSLDLSGPRLLLSADPIVDLLLRSGASNYLEFRSVSMSFMYLDGRLLPVPHSREAVFKDRSLGLTEKTHLMRFFKLAREHFGSEGERISEEDMESPFIEFLEKQRLPPKIKAIILYVIAMADYDQECPELSKKLVKTKDGMESLALHSSSVGRFSNGLGAYIYPIYGQGELPQAFCRCAAVRGALYDYGHYKGVRLASGQDLFGHQLIVDPSFTASPLFSGSLDLHHESFESSNMIEVRHGSSPGSKVARGVCIIRSSIQPDLSNLMVVFPPRSLYTEQLTSVRALQLGSNVAICPPGLFILYLSTLCDDAAQGKKSLHAAINALFPHPAPKNFESSSQAVNEVEADANPIVLWSAMYVQELTEHCMLDTLSSCSMPDGNLDYRDLLESTKKLFHKMYPQEEFFPENSAYKDTEDDVGSSD
- the LOC131218781 gene encoding rab escort protein 1-like isoform X1, which encodes MADESSSIVIDPSSYDLIVVGTGLPESVLAAAAASAGKSVLHLDPNSFYASHFASLPLSAFSSFLLSQLNIPSEHSQSSHSDSATVADLIPRSLYSHVDFSYHSLQQPSGRFSLDLSGPRLLLSADPIVDLLLRSGASNYLEFRSVSMSFMYLDGRLLPVPHSREAVFKDRSLGLTEKTHLMRFFKLAREHFGSEGERISEEDMESPFIEFLEKQRLPPKIKAIILYVIAMADYDQECPELSKKLVKTKDGMESLALHSSSVGRFSNGLGAYIYPIYGQGELPQAFCRCAAVRGALYVLSMPVTALLTDSDYGHYKGVRLASGQDLFGHQLIVDPSFTASPLFSGSLDLHHESFESSNMIEVRHGSSPGSKVARGVCIIRSSIQPDLSNLMVVFPPRSLYTEQLTSVRALQLGSNVAICPPGLFILYLSTLCDDAAQGKKSLHAAINALFPHPAPKNFESSSQAVNEVEADANPIVLWSAMYVQELTEHCMLDTLSSCSMPDGNLDYRDLLESTKKLFHKMYPQEEFFPENSAYKDTEDDVGSSD
- the LOC131218781 gene encoding rab escort protein 1-like isoform X2, with protein sequence MADESSSIVIDPSSYDLIVVGTGLPESVLAAAAASAGKSVLHLDPNSFYASHFASLPLSAFSSFLLSQLNIPSEHSQSSHSDSATVADLIPRSLYSHVDFSYHSLQQPSGRFSLDLSGPRLLLSADPIVDLLLRSGASNYLEFRSVSMSFMYLDGRLLPVPHSREAVFKDRSLGLTEKTHLMRFFKLAREHFGSEGERISEEDMESPFIEFLEKQRLPPKIKAIILYVIAMADYDQECPELSKKLVKTKDGMESLALHSSSVGRFSNGLGAYIYPIYGQGELPQAFCRCAAVRGALYVLSMPVTALLTDSDYGHYKGVRLASGQDLFGHQLIVDPSFTASPLFSGSLDLHHESFESSNMIEVRHGSSPGSKVARGVCIIRSSIQPDLSNLMVVFPPRSLYTEQLTSVRALQLGSNVAICPPGLFILYLSTLCDDAAQGKKSLHAAINALFPHPAPKNFESSSQAVNEVEADANPIVLWSAMYVQELTESLIAALYVGHSQFLLHARWEPGLQRSSGVNEEVVSQNVSPRRIFP